The Diceros bicornis minor isolate mBicDic1 chromosome 15, mDicBic1.mat.cur, whole genome shotgun sequence genome has a window encoding:
- the ADIPOQ gene encoding adiponectin: protein MLLLRAVLLILVLPSHGEGTTEGPGVLPPLSKGACAGWMAGVPGHPGYNGAPGRDGRDGTPGEKGEKGDPGLVGPKGDAGETGVPGVEGPRGFPGIPGRKGEAGESAYVYRSAFSVGLETRVTIPNVPIRFTKIFYNQQNHYDGTTGKFHCNIPGLYYFSYHITVYLKDVKVSLYKKDKAVLFTYDQYQDKNLDQASGSVLLHLEKGDEVWLQVYGDGEQNGLYADNVNDSTFTGFLLYHDTY from the exons ATGCTGTTGCTCCGAGCTGTTCTATTGATACTAGTCCTGCCCAGTCACGGCGAGGGTACCACCGAGGGGCCTGGAGTCCTGCCTCCCCTGTCCAAGGGGGCCTGCGCGGGTTGGATGGCGGGCGTCCCAGGGCATCCTGGCTACAATGGGGCCCCAGGCCGTGATGGCAGAGATGGCACCCCTGGCGAGAAGGGTGAGAAAGGAGATCCAG GTCTTGTTGGTCCTAAGGGTGATGCCGGTGAAACTGGAGTGCCTGGGGTTGAAGGTCCCCGAGGCTTTCCAGGAATCCCAGGCAGGAAAGGAGAAGCTGGAGAAAGTGCCTATGTATACCGCTCAGCATTCAGTGTAGGATTGGAGACCCGAGTCACCATCCCCAATGTTCCCATTCGCTTTACCAAGATCTTCTACAATCAGCAAAACCACTATGATGGCACCACGGGCAAATTCCACTGCAACATTCCTGGGCTGTACTACTTCTCCTACCACATCACAGTCTACTTGAAGGATGTGAAGGTCAGCCTCTACAAGAAGGACAAGGCTGTGCTCTTCACCTATGACCAGTACCAGGACAAGAACTTGGACCAGGCCTCAGGCTCTGTGCTCCTCCATCTGGAGAAGGGTGATGAAGTCTGGCTCCAGGTGTATGGGGATGGAGAGCAAAATGGGCTCTATGCCGATAATGT